The DNA segment CCCCTCAACCCTGACCACAAAGGCTCTTCATCGTGCCTCCAACCCTAACGGCAGAGCTTCATCGCGCTTCCAACCCCTCCTTTGGCGCTCCCTCCTTCGGCACTCCCTCCGTCGGCGCTCTCTCTGTCTCAAACGCTCCTTGAGTGATAGTGACGATGATGATGGATTGAACATACGACGAAGGTGTTTGCAACGGTCTTCCACCTGTTGCTCGTTGTGATGACGTGGATGATGATTACAGCTGGTTCTGATCTCTTGCAACAGTGGGAGGATATCCTTGAATCCGACCCTCTAATGTAAGGTTTAATGATTTTATGaactgaaaattgatttactGGTTGCTATTGTTAGTTGTTTGAGAAACTAGTTAAGATTTAGGCCATTTAGTAGAGATCTTCTACTAGGTATCAAGATACAAATGTCTAGTTTTATGTTTTAATCTTGGTGGTTAATGTTGTTCTCTTGTCATAGTTGCTTGACCTAACAATATCGTTTTGTCTTTGTCTAACATATTTTTACTTGAGCTTTTGGATCCAGTGATGAGGTGGGATTTATTCATACATCTCAGTTTGACTTGCTAAATGAAGAATCAGGCATTTTAGGCAATTCATCTGATGAAGCTATCTCTCCGGCAACAAAAAGGACAGCAAGCTCTGAGGGATGTtccaagaaggaaaaaaaacttCTGGAACAAAGATCATAAATTGGGAATTTCAGCTTCTATTATTCTCTCACTATACAAAGCTGCTAAACTAGCGTTTATGATTGCATTTAAACAATACAAGATGTGTGGCGATCAATCTGATGAAGTTGGGAATTGTTTACCTGCCTCTTCATCATGCGATGATCTTCAAAGTATACTTGTGAGACACAACAGGTCACTTCTGCTGCTAAGTTGCGATTTTATGACAGCATGGAATTGCAGGTTCTCCACTTATTGTTCATTTTATTATCAGCGTCATATACATGTATCAGCTAGTCTCATAAGTTAGAACATTGGCATcaatattattcatctacttaTATAGACTTTATTTGTTTGTAAACATGTTCCCAACAAGTTCCAGTTTCAATTGACCACTTGTCTTTTAATATAACCATCCTCCTTGAGCCATATCATGTGTACATTGAAACTGACATTCTAGATTTGATGAGGAAAAAAATCAGCTTTGGAAAAATATGTATGCAATTGATATTTTACCGCAAAATATTGAGTTTTTATATGCATATTGCAGAAAGTTAGTAGTTTCCAAGGAGAAGCAGCACTCCATGTTGTTGGATGAACTTCATCTGTTTGTGTTCGTACTTTCATATTCACCTAAAAGTGAACAAGCTTGGAATCATAGGTACTGCATGTACATTTCttcttatttgtatttttttaatcttaaaaaatctaaatgagTGATTTCTTTATGGTGAAATGGTCCGGTTGGGGAGCCCTGCTACGTCGAATATGGATGTCAAAGCTGAAAGTAAGGTTAGAGCATTTCCATGATAacttgttaatatttttattatgtttcttaAATCGAGATTTTAAGTATTGTTTTGCTGTGATCGTTTTAAATTTTCTGGGAATCTCACTCTTCGTGTTCATCTGCTTGAAGTTGTAAATTGTACTTGTACATATGTGATACGTGAAAAGGGCTGGTTTTGGTTATGGTTAGAATTTTTTGAGTGTATAGTCTGAGAACAGCATCGATAAATAAGAAATATACTTTGCAGATTAGAAACTTGGATCTGGAATGATTGATAGGTCATTATGATTAACCAGTTTCTcaagtttctttctttctttctttctgaaCCTGGGGTTTTATTCATAGGTGGAGGAACCCAAGTTCTTGTTCGAAGCCAAGACTGTTCAGAGAATGGAGCTTCTTGTGTTGTCTACACTCCAATGTAGGATGAACCCTGTCACCCCAATTTCCTTCTTAGAACACATTGTTAGAAGGATTGGTTTGAAGACCCTTTTGCATTGGGAGTTCTTATGGAAAGGTGCCAGCGTGTTCTTCTTTCGGTCATTCCCAGTAAGCATTTATTTATGCTACACCGTTTTCTATTAATTATATACATATTCATATACTTATTATCATTGTATTCAGATTCAAGGTTCATGGGTTATCTCCCTTCTACATTAGTTGCTGCTACCATGATCCATGTTAttaaagagattgaattgttaaATGCAATGGAATACATAAATCAACTCATGGGGTTACTCAAGACTAGTGAGGTTTGTGTTCATGGTTAAGTTCAATTGTTAATTTGTCAAATATAACTAAGGATTTGGTGAGTAATTGGGGAATCGGAAATGgttggtaacaaaaaaaaatattagccaAAAACTACCAAAACCATTTAGTTAGTAAAGTACCCTGTAATAAATAAAGGTTAAATAAGATAAGTTTAGACTATTTGAACCGATTGTTTTTTGTCTCGCTAGCATTAGTATTGGAGAATTTATGGTGGTGGTGATCTTGCGGGAACAAGCGAATGAGTGCTACAAACACATAGTGAAACAATTGGTTTTGAATCATGAAGGCATTTACAATCTTTGCCAAAAACGCAAACGAATATCCGAACCAAGTAGCCCCGGGGGTGTAATTGATGCATCATTCAGTTGTGACAGCTCAAATGATTCATGGACAGCAGCATCTTTGATCTCTCCTTAATAATAACCCTAACTTTGTATTCTAATTCCAACATGGTAGGTTTCTTTGGCATATATATCTGGAATTCCAATATTCAAATGAACTGTATCATGTTCTTAATTTTACACATTGCTGCAAAACATTTGAAATTCAATGAGGTTTGAGTGGAACATGGATATGATATTGAGTAGAAAGATGAATTGTAGTTTTTAAGTTTAACTTTGTTTCTTTACTTTCTTACTatcatatgccaattttatCTCATGTTTGTGCAGAATAAGATCTAGATATTGGAGATTGTTAACAGATAATTACTTATAGGTTATTTGAACAAAGAACAAGATGGAGACTTGGCATTACAGATGAAGATCAATGCATGTTACTCTTGGATTTTCCAATGTGAgttgattaaaatttataaaaactgAATGTGACTATAATTTatacttctttttcaatttgCTGAAGTTATTTTCTATTAAGCTTTTTTGTTTGTGCTTGATATATGTTGGATGAAACTTTGTTTTTATAATCAAGAACCAAGCTGTATAACAAACTTAAATATTTGTATCTGTTTTTGCCATCTTTTGTAGGTAAAAAAGTTCACAAATGTTTTCAAAACAATTATGTATGATTTAAGGGAAAGAAGTTTAAGAGGGCTAGAGGAAAGAGGAACAGCAAAGGACTTGGTGTATTGAGTGGCATTCTTAGATTGCTAGGTGCTGACTATAATAAATTTTCTATCTGTGAGGAAATTTGAAGAAAGATTTCTGACAAAGACAAAGTTTATAATGATTGTGTAAAGGTGAAAATTTATAGCAGCgttgaattaaattgatttttttatttaactattattaataatttgaacTTATCGTTGCGAAAATGTTCCACTTTGATGAAGATAGTATTCGAAGCATCAAAAGTACAATTTTGAAAAGTATAAGGAAGTTCTGGAAGAAAACAAGGAATATGTTGTATCATGAGAGTTACAAATCAACGAAGATGTGTGAACAAAATATTGAGGAATGTCCGCCGAGAATTGATAAAGAGCATTGGAGATGGTTCCTTGAGTATCGCAATAAACCTGAGACACAAGTAACCTATTTAGAATTcgtgaaaataatattattaattactgTGAGAAAAAATGCTGTGAATCGATCGTAACAACTATATACTCACACTAGCGGTTCGAAAAGCATGGCGATGCGAAGGAAAGGAGAGTTAATTTACGTTTCAATCCAATTTGAACTGTATTTTTGAGTTTCTTTTATTTGGGTGGAATATGGTGATTATATAGACTACATTGTTACTCTCGAAACTACAAAGGAGGAAAGATAGCAAAGGAGAGTTTTGGAACTTAGTGCACATACGAATTGATGGCTCCTATGTACATGAAGGAGCAAGGGCGATTGGTGTAAGTACTACATTGAGATCTTTTATCTTggttttatttataaaagtgtGTTGAATATCCTCAGGCCCGTAATTCTTATTTATATCTGTAGGAAAAATTATGGCGATTGAGCAACATGATGAATTCTCTAGAATGTTGTCTGAAAATGATTCGATTGCCCATGCTCTTGGATAAGAGCACTCAGGTAAAGTGTGTGGCGTGAATTTCAGACTGACTCTAAGTCGACTCTTTCGTCCGAGTTCGCGTTTGTTGTAGGATGGAACTCAAACAGAGGAGACCTAAAGGATGCTATTTGAAATATAAGCAGAGATAGCAGCGGAGAAATTGAAAAGGAAGGCAATGAGGAATGAAGTAGCAACAGAAAAGATAAAGAGGCATGCAAAGGAGAGTTTTCTACGTTATCTAGTTCAACGACAACTGATGCGAAACTTGACTTGGAGTCGGTCCGAAATCCACACCATGCACTCTTCCTGGGTGCTCTTTTCTGGGAGCTTGGGAAAGTAAATCATTTTCGGACAAAATTCTAGACGATAAATTACGCTGTTTAATctccataatttttttctacAGACATAAATAAGCAAACATAAGCAATTACGGGATAGAACATATTCAacacaattttattattaaaatcaataagAAACAACATAAACGATCTCAACATAGTACTTATACCAATCGCCCGAGCTCCTTCATGTATATAGGAGTGATAAATTCGTTTGTGCTCTATGTAAGAccctgaatttttgaaaattaaataataagttttttACGATTTATTATATTCAATCGAGATTGTATTTTCAGAGATTTTACATacaaattaggtaatttttcaattataatttgaagttatagtaattaaaaaagttatgagaattttatgtattatattttgaatatttagatgttgaactttattttataaataaaagaaaattaatttaattatttttatttatttaattagtagttatttgaatataatttgtacattgatgaacaaatagtattattttcaatcaaattcaaaataggTTACTTGTGTCTCTGGTTTATTCTGATACTCAAAGAACCATCTCCAATGCACTTTATCAATTCTCGGCAAGCGTTCCTCAATATTTTGTTCAAGCGTCTTCGTTGATTTGTTATACTCATGATACAACCTATTCCTTGTTTCCTTCCAAGATCACCCTGTACTTTTCAAAATTGTACTTTTGATGCCTCAAATAATATCTTCATCAAAGTGGAATATTTTCGCAATGATAAGTTCAAATTGTAAGTAATAGTTAAATAAAAGAATCGATTTAATTCAGCGGTATTAATTTTTACCTTTACACAATCATTATAAATCTTGTCTTTGCCAGGTCATTTTTCTAAATTTCCTCACAGATAGAAAATTTATCATAGTCAGCACATAGCAATCCAAGAATACCACTCAATAGACCAGCTCCATCTCCAATTGGTTGTAGTTCTCTGTTGAACTTGAACGCCGCTCAATAGACTAGCTCCATCTCTAATTGGTTGCAGTTCTCTGTTGAACTTGGGTATGATATTTCTACCATTATTAGGCTGTAGTAACCctcagttttaaaaatataaatataaataagttataatttatttcataaattgaaattttctctttttagaaattattttatatcagtaattgaaataattttataactatttgaattcaatcaaattcatattcttaaatatagatatatcttatgatgaaatattttacataattaaaactaTAATTCTAGTAATTTATAAGAAATGAAACTTATATGTATACTTTAATTTGagtaattgatattttaatttaaaaatagagtttagttaataatattattatcgaaTTCGATATTTGTCGATATAAATAAATATCGGTACTTTTTGCTgaacttagctttgctaatgtTTCATCAAATACCTTTCACCCTTAAGTTACTAATGTCATTTAGATTTGTAACTCATATATTaataactttatatatatattattattattattattattattattattattaatcataaagCACGGAAATAAAAGGCGGTTTTAATTTTACATTAAGTTACATATATATTAGTAATATCATTATGCAttaggttatatatatatatcgtaAGCCATATATATTATAAAGAAAGCTAAGGCGGCGTATttaacatacatatatatgtgATTAGCGTATGCGAgaggaaaaaaaggaaagaaaacagCGAGAGAGAAGAGCGTGATCGACGTAAACCTAACAAATTTCTGGCTTCAATTTTTTACAATctgtaactccaataaaaaatctaatccagTAAAAGTATTCGTATCCTCCTTCTCTACATGTTGGCACCATTTCTGATTGGTGGAGGTTGACGGTGACGTAGCTCCTCTACCCCTTAAGTTCGGCCAACTGGAGTTTTAGGAGACACAGACGATTCTGgacgttttcttcttcgatagTTCGGTCAGAAAGCTTCACCGGAGCTTCGAATATTTTGATTCCGTACGaatgtatgattttggtttctcgtagttaatatttaatgtcacgtgaaaactTTGGCTAGAAGACTTTAAGATAGGTATGAACTGAATGTATAATTGATGGATTGTGTATATGGAATGGAATGTGTGGTTTAGCTGTTGTTAATAATTTGCTGCTGAAGTTGGTTGGTTTtggaaaaaagatttaatattggtatttgtttgattttgaaataatttgttgCTGGAAATGATTTGAAGGACTGAGAGGAGTTTGATTTGATagttgggacccttgaagggtggcagaaatttgagttttagaggagatactGCCAAAGTTTCTATAAGAATTGGAGGTTTGGTTTGAGGtgttattttagaaaaagaaagagattatAATGTGGCTTGTGTATTTGAGACTATTTGTTGACCCTCTGTCGCAAAatgtgaccgggcactttaaCTCCCTGGATTCCCCCGTGAGCATggatatatatatgaatattgaatattatatttgagcttggagtttgactacatggaatattattgaccttggggatgcgcgcatagagggactgtccaatggttaactactaggacatgtcgggttgactgtataaccgacagatgagactcatcagccataggacaggcacacatcatatgcatttgtttgtttgcttgagtgtacattgttttggtttgcttaaatgtttaattttgcttatctgctacttgttctacttacTGAAAATGCTTCTCTATCTGTGTTTTCCTTGCTTGAACTGTATGTGTATGTTTTTTGAGAAATCCTCTTGACGAAAGTGTGAGGGGAGAGGGTTATTCCACCAGTGATTCAGAAGATTGGAGGAGACAGAACGTGAAGTATTAAGTTAAAGTTAGATTTAGAACTAGAATACCTTAGATAACTTACCTAacttttagtttagtttatttttcttaagaatgattctgagtgtcggagttctaggaatgcctctggctttcccgagaccttttatattaactacgCGGgtacctttaccatactgagatcCTTTGGTTCTCATTctatactatgttgttgtttttcagatgcaggtcgagaggtaTCTCATTAGGCGTCTGGACACCTGAAGCAAAGTGGTTACTGGGTTATTTTGTTGTGCAGTGATGTATATACATatacttagctttctctccgcATAGTacatttgggttttggatatgtatgtatatatgtgtaaatattctccggccagtcttgacttcgcggactgagttaggagcttgttattttgtacctTTGGCTTtctatttctacttttattatCTTATGTTTGATAGTTATAGTTTTTCTCACACGGAAGTTGTTTCGTTTTCGGAGTGTGGCGCTTTTcattttgcgattttgttttacccttttttcaaggctcctagtctATTATATTCTTTCTACTATTATAAGtatgtgttttattttttagaagtcGTAATACCTCGCTACATCTATTTTACGACTTAAGTGTAAATTTTTGGGTGGTAGGGTGttatattatggtatcagagcagttcgttcctatagagcctgagggatggactgattatgcttctgGCCAtactcttgatatgtgtatgtgctattaggatatctgattgatatatgtggcataaacgttcatgagcatgctttTGGAACTTGAAGCATTAAACTTGCGATATTGAGACTAatcaacttaatatcacttgtttggtgtgaatAGGGACCAAATGTCGTCTCGTGGATCCGAACGAGGTATTCAGAGAGGAAATCCCATGGTTGAACCAATGCAAGGACGTCGAGGTGGAAACTCTAGTGCTAGTACAAATAACGTAAGTCGATACTATAGGTCAATGACCCTTACTGACTTCCTCAAGAGTGGTCCACCTCGGTTTAACAAAAACGCCAATGCCCTAGAGGCTGATCAGTGGTTTCGAGAAGTGGAGAGGTTTTATACACTCATCACGTTCTTGAAGTACAGTTAGTGGAGATAGTGACTCATATGTTGGATGGAGATGCTCAGAATTGGTGGCAAGAGTTGTGTCATACCTTGCAGGTGGAATTAACGGATGTCCCTTGGAATAGATTCAAGACAGAGTTTTACAGAAAATATTTCTTGCATGAGTTTCTCACTGCAAATGAATTGGAATTAATGTAGCTGAAGCAAAAGGATATGTCCGTAGCCGACTATACCCGTGAATTCGACAATCTGTGCCGTTTCTCAAAAATTTGTCAAGAAAATCCAGCCGattatgaggaatggaagtgtgctCAGTATGAGAAAGGACTAAGGAGAGATATCTTTAATTACATGTATCCACAAAAGCTAACAAATTTCACTAAGTTGGTTAAGAAGAGCCAGCTCGCAGAGGATCGCTCCTTGAAGTGGACACTGCTACAGGAAGGCTTTGGTGAGACTGCTCCAGAGGAGCCACACAGGACCGGACTAAGAATGTGCTTTCGATATAGAGCACCAGGACACATGTCTAGGGATTGTCCGCGTGGGAGAGCCACAAATGCGGATTGGCCACGACAAGATCGAGGTAAGTATGATACAGAATGCGAAGGACAGATTTGTTCTGTGTAGAGCTAGGACCCCGCTTTCGTTTAGGTTACATAACTGGATATGGAAGTTTAGGATTGGAAAGACTGGACGTAGTTTTGGACTTGGATACGGACTAAGAATTTAGGTCGATAGAGAAATCTCTTTGATAACCAGTTAGGTGTCGAGAGAAAAAGTAAGTTGTGATAGATTTAGTGTCAGAGGCTGAACCAGTTTTGATAGTATTACGTATGATGACACCATTAGAATCAGTAGAACTTAGGAGCTAGATGAAGCGGGTATTAGAAGCGATGATTCCGTCGTTCTAATACCAGCCTGCCTTATAACCCTTCTGCATCGAGCCTATCTTGTATCTTTCGCTTTGCGAAGACTTTTAAGCCATAAGAATATCCTAGATTTGTAAACTAAACATGtcaaatctttttgtttttctttgacaTGTTTAAGAAGGGAAGTTACGTTGGTATGAATCTTTTCCATTTTATATCAGTTTTTGAGggcaaaaatttttgtaaggtgggtagaatgtagtgaccctcaattttaaaaatataaatataaataagttataatttatttcataaattagaattttctatttttagaaattattttattatcagtaattgaactaattttataactatttgaattcaatcaaattcatattcttaaatatatatatatatattttatgatgaaatattttacataattgaAACTATAATTCTAGTAATTTATAAGAAATAAAACTTATATGTATACTTTAATTTGagtaattgatattttaatttaaaaatagagtttagttaataattataattatcgtgcgtattatatttattataagttTATATAGTTTTAGTTCCTAGTATTATACATTcattgttattaatatattcactaagttactattattattaggtTAAATTACACAGTTAGTCCCTACACTTTCAGTGAAATTGCAaattggtccctatagtttaaaagtttgtaattggGTCCCTgaagtaaattaaaatttgtaattgggtccCCACTAACGTTTAGCGTGAACAGAGACGTTAAATGTTGTTATTTTACCAAAATGCCCTTATCTATCATAACGTTGTTAAGAGTCAGAGTGAAAGAGAAGATGACGATCTCTCACAGCGTTCCTCCAGTATCTGTATCCCTTTGTTAGGGGTGAAGAAGGGTTTCTTCGAGCTGTGATGGAGTCAACCCAGTTGTCCGAAGGAAGTTCAACATCTAGGAGTATGAACAAGAGAAGACATCGATGCTTCTGTGGGGAAGAGATGGTGGTGCTCTCGTCGTCGTCAATGAACAGCCCAGGTAGGAGATTTGTTGCTTGTTGTAAATTACcaaagtgtaatttttttgagtgGATTGATAGAGAGGAAGAGGTGATGGGAAAGGGGAGAAGGACTCACTGCTTTTGTGGAGATCTGTTGAAACTCCGAACCTCCAGTACTGTGATGAACCCAAATAGAAGATTTATATCCTGTCCCACTAGAAGATGCAAGTTTTTTGAAtggattgatgaagaagacatgGTTGGGGCTCAATCTCAATGCACCCAACACAGATCTCAAACTGAGGGATGCTCAAAGCATGGTGGAGATTTTATAAGGTTGGATGATTCTATGAATGCTGCACTACTAAAGgcacaagaaagaaagatagatAGATTACATATAGAGATAGGACGCATGGAAGCAAGTCTAGGAAGATTGCGTTCTGATTTTACATTGCTACAACAACAAAATGGCAGAGTAGAGAGTGACATGAAGAAGCAGAAACAATTGCAGAAGATGATATTGAGTTGTGTGTTGGTTGTAATATTTGCAGTGTATTGGTTTAACTAAGTTTGATGAGATAGGAGGAAAAGTGTATCTGCAGTGTATTTGAATAGTGTTTAGTGTTGAATGTAATCATCTATTTTTTATCAATGACAAgtgaatctgaaaaattattTGCATTCATTTGGTCCCATAGCAGAAAGCTCTAGTAGACATAATATAGAGTAAAGTAGTTAACATTCATATTAATTAATAGTCAATGTGGTCCCTCCAAAACAGCTAGCCACATGCCCAATATAACAAAagcaacaaaacaaaacaaaagtgGTTCATAATCCTATGACAGTACATGGACATAGGATACAATAAAGTTCACAGTCACAGCCAAAAAACTAATACCACCAAGTTCTAATTACTTAAAAAAACTAATCTTCTGTGAGGTCTACGGTTTCAGTTGGTCCAGATTTTGCCTTCCTCACACCTATCTTAAGTCTTCCACTGCGCCGCACACCAAGAATTTTTGTCTTAGGCAGTGGTGGAGCTGTGGACCTTGTTGGAGTTGGTGCAGGTTGTGGTGGATCTGTTGGAAGAGGCACTGGTGGAGCTGTG comes from the Arachis duranensis cultivar V14167 chromosome 7, aradu.V14167.gnm2.J7QH, whole genome shotgun sequence genome and includes:
- the LOC107459377 gene encoding cyclin-D3-1-like isoform X1 → MKLSLRQQKGQQALRDVPRRKKNFWNKDHKLGISASIILSLYKAAKLAFMIAFKQYKMCGDQSDEVGNCLPASSSCDDLQSILVRHNRSLLLLSCDFMTAWNCRKLVVSKEKQHSMLLDELHLFVFVLSYSPKSEQAWNHSPATSNMDVKAESKVEEPKFLFEAKTVQRMELLVLSTLQCRMNPVTPISFLEHIVRRIGLKTLLHWEFLWKDSRFMGYLPSTLVAATMIHVIKEIELLNAMEYINQLMGLLKTSEVCVHG
- the LOC107459377 gene encoding cyclin-D3-1-like isoform X3, with the translated sequence MKLSLRQQKGQQALRDVPRRKKNFWNKDHKLGISASIILSLYKAAKLAFMIAFKQYKMCGDQSDEVGNCLPASSSCDDLQSILVRHNRSLLLLSCDFMTAWNCRKLVVSKEKQHSMLLDELHLFVFVLSYSPKSEQAWNHSPATSNMDVKAESKVEEPKFLFEAKTVQRMELLVLSTLQCRMNPVTPISFLEHIVRRIGLKTLLHWEFLWKDSRFMGYLPSTLVAATMIHVIKEIELLNAMEYINQLMGLLKTSEVI
- the LOC107459377 gene encoding uncharacterized protein LOC107459377 isoform X4 is translated as MKLSLRQQKGQQALRDVPRRKKNFWNKDHKLGISASIILSLYKAAKLAFMIAFKQYKMCGDQSDEVGNCLPASSSCDDLQSILVRHNRSLLLLSCDFMTAWNCRKLVVSKEKQHSMLLDELHLFVFVLSYSPKSEQAWNHSPATSNMDVKAESKVEEPKFLFEAKTVQRMELLVLSTLQCRMNPVTPISFLEHIVRRIGLKTLLHWEFLWKGASVFFFRSFPIQGSWVISLLH
- the LOC107459377 gene encoding uncharacterized protein LOC107459377 isoform X5 encodes the protein MKLSLRQQKGQQALRDVPRRKKNFWNKDHKLGISASIILSLYKAAKLAFMIAFKQYKMCGDQSDEVGNCLPASSSCDDLQSILVRHNRSLLLLSCDFMTAWNCRKLVVSKEKQHSMLLDELHLFVFVLSYSPKSEQAWNHSPATSNMDVKAESKVEEPKFLFEAKTVQRMELLVLSTLQCRMNPVTPISFLEHIVRRIGLKTLLHWEFLWKGASVFFFRSFPNKI
- the LOC107459377 gene encoding uncharacterized protein LOC107459377 isoform X6; amino-acid sequence: MKLSLRQQKGQQALRDVPRRKKNFWNKDHKLGISASIILSLYKAAKLAFMIAFKQYKMCGDQSDEVGNCLPASSSCDDLQSILVRHNRSLLLLSCDFMTAWNCRKLVVSKEKQHSMLLDELHLFVFVLSYSPKSEQAWNHSPATSNMDVKAESKVEEPKFLFEAKTVQRMELLVLSTLQCRMNPVTPISFLEHIVRRIGLKTLLHWEFLWKGASVFFFRSFPVI
- the LOC107459377 gene encoding cyclin-D3-1-like isoform X2; protein product: MKLSLRQQKGQQALRDVPRRKKNFWNKDHKLGISASIILSLYKAAKLAFMIAFKQYKMCGDQSDEVGNCLPASSSCDDLQSILVRHNRSLLLLSCDFMTAWNCRKLVVSKEKQHSMLLDELHLFVFVLSYSPKSEQAWNHSPATSNMDVKAESKVEEPKFLFEAKTVQRMELLVLSTLQCRMNPVTPISFLEHIVRRIGLKTLLHWEFLWKDSRFMGYLPSTLVAATMIHVIKEIELLNAMEYINQLMGLLKTSENKI